The Pyrus communis chromosome 12, drPyrComm1.1, whole genome shotgun sequence genomic sequence TATTTAGCTGATTCTGATCCAAATTTGAGTGACCCAGATGAGACAACCTCAAAAGGTTCCGGATTCGGAGGTGGGTTTCGGGTCAAAAATTCTGTTCGAGGTCCGAATTCAGGAGTTTCAGCTGGTTTTGATCGATATGGTAGTCGAGGAAGTGATGGTGGTAGTGGTTTTCCTGTAAAATCATTGGGGGATAGGAATTTCTGGCCTTCAGATTTTAGGAGCAAGAGTTACGGTAAAAGTAACGACAAGTTTAATCCCAAGCTTATCTCGAAGCGTAGTGGCAGCAATGGAGTTGGTTCAGGGAGCAGATTTAATCAGAAATTCAAAGGGAGTTTGCATTCTAATGGCGTTGGCATTGAAGATTTAGGTGGGAGTTCATCTGGGAAAGGGATGGATGATCCGATTGAAGCGATGGCGTCTTCGATAGAGTTTTTGGGAGAAGTGTTTGTGAAGATGGAGAAGAGGAAGATGGAGATGGCCGGGGAGATGGCGAAGATGAGAATGAAGATGGAGATGAAGCAAAATCAGCTGATAATGGAATCGCAGAAGCAGATGGTGGATGCTTGTGTGAATGCATTGTGGGaaaccaagaagaagaagatgaaagtcGTCTCGCTTGACGATTCGTAGATGGAGTGATCTGAGCAGCAGAGCGGAGGCTCGTTTATGTAAGCTTGCTTTCAAGATTAATGAATGATTTAGGATttatgttttgtgttgtgttgtgtaggaaaattaaagtaagaactatatatatatatatatatatggtacgATGTGTGCCTTGAAGAAGAAAGAGTTGCTCTGGTCTTAACAAGAACTCAGATTTGTAGGGTGATGAAAAACTATGGTAAATTTCTTTTGAAACTTGTACGTTGATTCACTGATTCACGGTTCTGAACGTGTAAGTTGGTAGATTTGTGGGATTATGTGACTATCAGCCAAATCGAGCGTTCTAGAAGTCGGTTTTGGCTACGAAGATTGTGATGTAAAACGCTTTGGGTATCTCTTGCAGAAGGCTTTCATTTAATCTTCCATCGGTGAAATGGTTTTGTGTTTCGATCAGATACTGATAGATAGGTGAAGCACACCTGAGACAGATGTGTTGAGACAGAGGTGTGTTTTCTGATACTAACTAATATTAAAGAAATTTCACTTGTTTCTCTTGTATTATATGGTTGCTTGCAAGCTAATCAATCAGCCCTAAAACACTCATTTCCATTTGGTTTGCTTCTGCAATGTTTTCCATTCATTTCACACACACACGCGCAcacgtacacacacacacacacacacacacacacacacaatacatacacacacacacacacaatacatacacacacacatacatatacatatatatatacacggatccgtgacaacattttttttactaTATTTTGACACAACTTTTTGTGGGGTACACTTcgtaatatacatatatatatacacggatccgtgacaacattttttttactaTATTTTGACACAACTTTTTGTGGGGTACACTTCGTAATGTACTTCAACAATCCAAAATGTCAATCTTTTAGGCCTTCCCTCAAACCATGTTTATAAAAAACCATCCA encodes the following:
- the LOC137711164 gene encoding protein FIP2-like; the protein is MASPTEPKPRKFPPPCWTHDESHALISLYKDQWLALGRSNLKSADWDSVASSVNDRCPLVSPPKTAIQCRHKMEKLRRRFRTEKERASTHIGPAAFFSSFDLFQPMIDLECDSPLVFGSNPDPENRIAVEYGGGFRVRNDESFRYLADSDPNLSDPDETTSKGSGFGGGFRVKNSVRGPNSGVSAGFDRYGSRGSDGGSGFPVKSLGDRNFWPSDFRSKSYGKSNDKFNPKLISKRSGSNGVGSGSRFNQKFKGSLHSNGVGIEDLGGSSSGKGMDDPIEAMASSIEFLGEVFVKMEKRKMEMAGEMAKMRMKMEMKQNQLIMESQKQMVDACVNALWETKKKKMKVVSLDDS